The window AGCGATCCTCCATCCAATTTTAATTCGATGCGCACCAGCAGTATCGCTCTTCATCATGTAGCGGGGGCTTTGTTCGGCGCCGGCAACCTGGTGATGCGGAACCGGGGTAATATGTATCTACCTAGCCCCTACCTGGCCCGGCGCTGGTACTCCAATCCTGATTTCACCGAGTGGACGTTTATACTCGAGCGGAACGTCCTCTGGCACGACGGGACCCTGTTTACACCGGAAGACGTAAAATTCTGGCTGGATCTCGCTGTTTTCGGGGCGAAAGTTGGGGACAAGGTACGCGCACCGGCATATTATAAGGGCGCGCTGGACATCGAAAAGGTGGAAGTGATTCCAACGGATCAAGTGAAGATCACGTTACAGAATCCAAACCGGTTTTTCCCCGATGTTCTTGCCGATCCGAGGATCAAGATCGATCACCCCAGGCATCTGATGGAATCCCGGATCAACGCCGGTGAAATCAATCTCTCGCCACTCGACGTCGGGCTGGTCGGCCTGGGACCATTTGAATTTGACAGCTATGAACCGGGGAGTATAATCCGGGTTCGCCGTTTCGGCCGTTACTTCGAGTCGGACGCTGAAGGGAAAAAACTGCCCTACCTCGACGGTATAGATTACATAATCACCTCTGAGGCATTATCCATGGATATCGCCTTCCGCACCGGTCGCCTGGACGGCACCGCCCGCGGCTTCGGACATTACCTCACCGAGCAGCGCATGGACAACTATGTCAAGGATTTTGGCGATGATATTAATTTTGCCAAAATGGACGGGGGCACTTTCCGGCTCGCTTTCAACGTGCTCAAACCCGGCCCGTGGCAGGATGCCCGGGTCAGGCGGGCGATAGCGCTGTGGATCGATAAAAAGGCGGCTATTCCTATCGTGCTGGATGGGTTTGGGTGGACCACACCTGAAATCAGCCCTGATAACCCGTTCAGGGATAAAAACTTTGTGGTTTGGACAAGGTTCGATACCGGCCCCCTGGAAGAGCGGCGTTCGGAAGCCCGGCGGCTGTTAACCGAAGCCGGTTATGCCGGCGGCTTCACCATGGGCTATCTTTGCCGCGCCCAGAACGGGATACCCGGCGGCCAGTTTCTCAAAGACCAACTGGCAGGTCTGGGCATAGACCTTCAACTACGG is drawn from Dehalogenimonas sp. THU2 and contains these coding sequences:
- a CDS encoding ABC transporter substrate-binding protein, with the translated sequence MKLTRRTFVTWLLAVAAIIFIFKDRFDIGAGTKILVLANRSDPPSNFNSMRTSSIALHHVAGALFGAGNLVMRNRGNMYLPSPYLARRWYSNPDFTEWTFILERNVLWHDGTLFTPEDVKFWLDLAVFGAKVGDKVRAPAYYKGALDIEKVEVIPTDQVKITLQNPNRFFPDVLADPRIKIDHPRHLMESRINAGEINLSPLDVGLVGLGPFEFDSYEPGSIIRVRRFGRYFESDAEGKKLPYLDGIDYIITSEALSMDIAFRTGRLDGTARGFGHYLTEQRMDNYVKDFGDDINFAKMDGGTFRLAFNVLKPGPWQDARVRRAIALWIDKKAAIPIVLDGFGWTTPEISPDNPFRDKNFVVWTRFDTGPLEERRSEARRLLTEAGYAGGFTMGYLCRAQNGIPGGQFLKDQLAGLGIDLQLRIVEEGEWNRGRVSLDYDSQSGNLSVLATPEGTEGVYGRFSKSPDAYSKHEDAEIDRFYTIMKDATTYDRRVDVWYQLQKYLFMDQTYVIPIAEITYVQAFRTWVKGLAIPPEDGHTFTDYSTVWLDRGAD